Genomic segment of Corythoichthys intestinalis isolate RoL2023-P3 chromosome 7, ASM3026506v1, whole genome shotgun sequence:
ggttctttttttacctctctgagtattctgcgctgaactcttggcgtcatctttggtggacggccactctttgggagagaagcaacagtgccaaactctctccatttgtagacaacttctctgactgtcgattaatgaacatccagacttttagaaatggtttggtatcctttcccagctgaatacaaatcaacaacccttgatcgcagatcttaacacagctcttttgaccaagccatgatgcacatcagacagtgcttctcgtcaagacatttcttaccaggtgtgtgttttttaagtgggcagagcagctttaaactactcatcagtgattgtgcACACACCCTACTGAAAATGTTTGGAGAAaagttggtttcaattgctctttaagtctccttaggcagagggttcccttgcttatttttcccccttctgtatttgcttgcatgctatcctcattaaaatatgaaaacctacaaatgtttgggtggttttagttaaaacagacactgtattttcatctgtgtgattttgacaaagatcagatcccatctgatggtgattctatgcagaaatgtgagaaattccaaaaggttcagatacttttcataccactgtagcagtttaaaaaattaagttgggagcaaaccagtccaaaacctggtctaaaaagccacttagccttatttaatcagcgtacaaaaatagggctctgcgtttctttacaTTTGCCGAACCCTTAGACTTattgaacccctggggttcgattgaacccaggttaagaaccactggtctagagTAAAACAAATCTTTCCTACATTTTATGATTCAAGACAGTAAAACTACGGAgccttaaaagttttttttgcgtGGCCAAAATGTCGTCAGAATATCGGTGCATTTTGCTATAAACTATTGAATTCTACCAAAGAACCAGGTACTAAATTCAAAACCAGCGAaagtaatgtattatgtatAATTTTTCTTTCAGGGGTATTGTCCACTGGGCCTTTGGAGGGTTTCCTAATCCAGCCGAATGTaagtcattttgcattgttcttAATATGCAAACAAATCAGACTAAACCCAtctaaatactgtaaatatctttttgGTAACAGGAACAGATCAACAGCAAAGAATCTCATAGAGCGCTACTTCCGGCAATTGACAGAAGGCTGTGGTAATGACGACTGCGACAATGAGTTTTGCGCTTCATGTCGGCATTTTAGACCACTGGATAAAAACATGGCGGCGGTCCGAGCGGTACGGCTGTGTAAGAGTAATGCCAAGCTTTGTGATGTCAAAGTGGCGCAGTCTGAATTGGACGTTGAACCATTGGATCAAAAGGAGGACTTTTCAGGTACTGTGGAACTGATTTTGACTCTTTAAGAAATTTAGAAGACATTTTTTGTAAACACTGTAGATTCCAGGTGTCAAACTGAAGGTTTGGAGTAGAGGTCGGCCAATAacgatatctaaaaaaaaaaaaaaattgattgcaCATTGCAGATATCCAAAGCCGACTTCGTCAGTCAGTATACTTTTACAACACATAGATTAtgaaaggcatttttttagaaaaaatgcttcaacagcttcaaatttacaatgaccTGAGACCTAAAGGATTGGTGTAGAGTTACCAAACCAACAAATGCacacttctttttatgattatacacactcagcaagaacattacattattttgaaataattaaacccaccaggatGTCACCACGAGGTGTAAAGAAGTGATACTTGAAGAGGATGCttgccatgctaaagctaatgctaacatgaatGCTGTCCTAACGCTATGAGTcacatttagagtgtaaggatcactcaATAAACACCTAAAAAGGCTAAACCAACATTGCATATTGTCTAAtgcaagaaaaatgaaaatctgTATATCAATATTTACAAAGCGGGCAAGCCTGATCCTTTCTTTAGTAGCCTGCCATCAAGCTGCTGTAGGGTCCTTCCGGGGTTGTACCATCAGTTAGCGGCGGCCACAGATGTCCACACAGATGCCTGGTCAAAATTAGAGATGCcgctcgatcgggtccgatcacgtcattttcaaagtatcggaatcggcaaaaaaatatcggctatgcctttttttaatatatatcctatatattttttaattcaatcgttttctaattttatttaacgttacagacataatatgttacactcatccagagtctttagtttaggcttaagatagggttatcaaatttatccctataacggcggtaattaatttttaaaaaaatgtatcacgttaaaatatttaatgcaagtaatgcatgcactgcacgacccactcacacattgtcgcgctcaatctgtaatggcgctgttttacctatatagagagataaatggcagcgtaaaatgagtagaatgaattttggcagcctttggagccctctttaaattggctaaagccttacaatcccgctccctacgattagaaatatcaagggaagcaatgtgggtaagcaaggtagcaattgatcttttccaacgcagagaagatatatcaattggtagcactacgcacagtcatggttccacttcccatcatgcatttgggcatggctacagtatcatttactgaaagctcaacaaatacactagatggcaatatttagtcacaatatacaaagtcacatttatcctttaagtattacaagtctttctatccgtggatccctcacagaaagaatgttaataatgtaaatgccatcttgaggatttaatgtcataataaacaaatacagtacttatgtactgtatgttgaatgtatatattcgtccgagttttattcttttttttttttaatgcattgccaaaatgtatatgatcgggaaaaattatcgggaatgattggaattgaatcgggagcaaaaaaaaaaaaagcaatcggatcgggaaatatcgggattggcagatactcaaactaaaacgatcggatcgggagcaaaaaaacatgatcggaacaaccctagtcaaaatccttttttatatttcatgaatactcttattttaaaaagggaatattttcagatttttcccatagttttttttttttaaataaaaaattacaaaatgaCTGAACCAAAGACaatgttttttccattttttaaattttttaaattaaaaaaaatgtaaatgttaaaaaataacaagagaacattttttcctttttaaataaaaacaaaacaaaatatgaagagaatatttactataATGTAGTGAAAATTATAtggatatacagtgatccctcgttttttgcggttaatcgaAAATCTGCGAAGTAGAGgcggagtctttttttttttttttttttttttttcaattcagatttagcattggaaagagatacatataaaacatgttttttccccttttctacccaaagtataattttaaaaaaagtttcaaatttaaatgttactgtcccactgaattatttctaAACAAGAATAGCGTagcaaaatgcttgtctttattcagcttcattgagtgagtccactcaaatccactcacaccGCTGAGACTAGCCTCTCATCACTCTCACTCTCTTGTCACAGCACATTATCGCtattgtttaacaagctaaacgatgattgacacatctgCGCTATTAAACTTTTTTCTGGGAAGATGAAACCAGCACCCCTGTcactcatcattaactttaacaagcaaacttAGTCTCCAGTTGCCTgctgagcaagaaaagcagcaggagggagagtaagAGGCTgtatgtgatcggatcgggacatctctgtaaaatactgtatttatttatttgttttttatttgaaaaaaaaaatccgcgatggactgagggcgccaactttaaagcgcgaagtagcgagggatcactgtatatgtaaaTCTAAAACGAATAAGGGAATATTTGCAAGTAAGAGTCTACCAAAATGAGAAATTTAGACAATTTTTATGTCAACAAAGTCATTCAATTCTTTTGACAATCAATTAGTTGTCAATTGATCGATTCATCATGGAAGCCATAGTTAGTagagccgatcgatcgggtccgatcaagtatcggaatcagcaaaaaaatatcggccatgcctttttttaaatatatatatttttaattaaatcgttttctaattgtatttaacattacaaaaataatatgttacactcacccagagtctttagtttaggcttaaggtagggttatcaaatttatcctgacaacggcggtaattaatttttttacaaatgtatcaCGCGTTgctcaacccactcacgcattgtcgcgctcaatctgtaatggcgccgttttatctatatcgagagataaaagacagcgtaaaatgattagagtgaattttggcagcttttggagcctttttttagttggctaaagccttttTAAATTCCTCTCCTTACGATTAAAAACATCCTGGCAAGCgaagtggggaagcaaggtagcaattgatctttttcttaacaccttacgttacttcccaacgcagagaagatatatcaattggtagcactacgcacagtcatggttccacttcccataatGCATTTGGGCGTGGCTACAGtaccatttactgaaagctcaacaaatacactagatggcaatatttagtcacaatatacaaagtcacaagtctttctatccgtggatccctctcacagaaagaatgttaataatgtaaatgccatcttgaggatttattgccatattaaacaaatacagtacttatgtactgtatgttgaatgtatatattcgtccgagttttattcatttttttctcaatgcattgccaaaatgtatatgatcggggaaaattatcgggattaattggaatttaatcgggagcaaaaaaaagcaatcggatcgggaaatatggggatcggcagatactcaaactaaaacgatcgggatcggatcgggagcaaaaaaacatgatcggaacaaccctagtctgaaccatttgttaagaacattctaaaaaaactattttttagcatttaagctagcggaattttacTATTTAAATCagccaaaaaaatattcaaattaaattttgttgcttcgagtattcgtttaattaaagtgacgttgtaatggtttatttggaaagtgtttgcatttagttttattgattagggtggatacactgccctacggtctgcctcttttcacatggctgaacccAACTGCTCACTGTTAAGGCCAacgtaagctaggtttttggtcgcgctaatgttttttaatgcattcataatttagttcataTGTATATTTGTCTGAAACATATGTTAAGAGCATtctaaaaaaactttagtattttatagcatttaagctaacggactttttctatgtaagttagccaattgttcttttgttgtacatagatcctcattttttagaaaaaaaatattataccgtttgaggctcagctcaggtattttaatttttcatgttccttatcggattactcgattatttgaactaactaggccatcgattaatcgactactaaaatattctatagctgcagccctaatttatttacttatttattgtgttaattgaaaaaaatacttccgCGATGGGCTGACTACCACCTCAATTTGAGTCAGGAAAACTGCTGATTAAAGCCAATCTTTGTTCATTTAGTTTTCACTTTGTTTTTGGCTCTAGATGTCCATTACTTCACAGAGAACACGGTTTGTATGATTCTCAGTTCGTGTGAAGAGGACGGCGACTACTCCGCCCTCATCCGCGTTGTCGGCCGGGTTTTCTCCAATGCCAACGCCCTGATGAAAAGTTTCCGTAAAGATGAACCAGACTCTGCCGGGGCTTCAGCTGAACTGGGCGCCTCTCTTGACATTGACTCTGTCCGGCGTTTCTACGAGCGACTCCAGACCATCGAGCTGGCCGAATCTGCTCTGGTCAACGCTCTCGTCTACCTCACTCCCAACGTAGAGCTGGACCTGGAGTACCTGGAGGCGTATGAGACCAACCCGGATTATTTGAACATCTTCATAATTCTGATGGAGAATACAAACCTCCACAGCCCCGAGTTCCTGGAAGTGGCGCTACCGCAGCTGTGCAAGGCAATGAGTAAATTACCAGTGGCCGCCCTGGCCCGGCTGTGCAACCTGTGGTCCGGATACGAGCTTCCGCATGTTCAACGCATGATGGAGACCTTCCAGCAGCTCATCACATACACCGTAGTTAGCCATGAGTACGACAGTGAGCACCTGGTCAACGACGACGAGACGGTAGTGGCCGCCTGCAAGTGTCTGAAGGTGGTCTTCTATGCCAGCCTAATCGGCGGCGAGGTCGATGTCGAGCACGACGACGAGGACGACTTAGACGTGGTCAGTTCAGATGAAGTTAGTGTACATGAACTTCTAGGTGAGGAACGGCTCTACAAAAAGGGTCCTCATGTGGACCTACTGGGGAAAGAACTAGGGGTCCGAGCAATCGACAGCAGGAAGCCCCTCATCCCGTTTGAGGACTTTGTCAATGAGTCTCTGAACGATGTAGTGGAGATGGACAAAGACTTTACCTTCTTCAAGGTGGACGCTGAAACCAAGTTCTCTTTCCAAACCTGCCCATTCGTCCTAAACGTGGTTACCAAGAATCAGGGGCTGTACTATGACAATCGGATCAGGATGTACAGCGAACGGCGCCTGACGGATCTTTACGGCTCTGTCCCGGGACAGCAGCCCAGCCCTTACCTCAAGCTCAAAGTGCGGCGAGATCACATCATTGACGACGCGCTCGTCAGGGTGAGCGATTAaatgtaccatatttttcggactacaagtcgcacctgagtataagtcgcaccagccataaaatgcccaacgaaaagaaaaaaaacatatataagtcgcaccggagtataagtcgcattttggggggaaatttacttggtaaaatccaacacatagaacagacatgtcatcttcaaaggcaatttaatataaaaattagggctgtcaaaattgacGCGTTACCggtcggtaattaatttttaaaattaatcatgttaaaatatttaacacaattaacgcatgcgcgaaaCGACCCACTCAAGCGTTGCCGTGAACAGACTAGAATGGCGgcgtttgaagtatattgagagctaacggcagagacaagcaagtggtgtggacacaggtgttaccggcaccccccACGGGGGCCGCTGTtgttttcaatgtgaccggcattgtcagattgagcagtgaggaagaaagtggtcgagcgagagagtaagtgcgcagttagcgcaggctcaagtgctgcgtcccccacatgcttttgttttgttaataaaagtacccaAAAAAAGCCATCCAATGCCTCTCGATGTTTATATGTACGAACCGAGCCAAACGACGACATTGAGCCAACATGAATCCGTCtatagcaccgccaattaccaagaagggtgAATTGGTAACCCAGGCATCTATTGGAGCAGCACTATTTAATGGAATAAgcggtggcatctcttccacaactgttataactattgtggcaagcaacatggggaagaataactggaaatgatttttttcttaacaacatgtattgtactcaatgcagagaagatataccatttgcagcaaccactgtgactcatggttgctcaaattcccatcatgcatttgggcagttaagaacatttaagtcgctacagtatcatttagtaaaagcacaacaaaagtaATATTTCCTATTTCCTAtatttcctatctctcaaaaataaaataatgttcacaaaaagaaaagcgctcaatgcaaagagatctggcattcccaatcaaaatagctatgcaaaataatactctattcaaacattacatttagctcaacaaatacactagatggcaatatttagtcacaatatacaaactattaaaattactataacttgttttcacatgtatcttttaagaattataagtctttctatccgtggatcccattcacagaaagaatgttaatgttaatgccgtcttgtggatttattgttataataaacaaatacagtacttatgtacagtatgttgaatgtatatatccgtcttgtcttatctttccattccaacaataatttacagaaaaatatggcatattttagagatggtttgaattgcgattaattacgattaattaattttcaatctgtgattaactcgattaaaaattttaatcgtttgacagtcctaataaaaatacaatagagaacaacatgctgaataagtgtacagcgtatacagtgcatgaacaacgaaatgcgaatatactgtcctcaccaggacgctacggctcggtcctggctattcagcaggctaaactcccaaatgacgacacTTGGcgtctgtataatttgctgaatcaatatcgTCCTCGATTCCAAACAGGTTCacttcaacgtaaataaatgataattcggtgcttttacagcaatgaaaaaaacgcttagcatgcgttcgctagcattagcacatcgttcaaacaacaacgcaactggctctaagtgtccgatcgtgggtggaaaacacaacaacaacaacaacaacagaaaagatgatacacacaggcgttgtctctgtagagatattttacaagcataaacaatgaacgtaggttcgcagccgtgtttctctctcgctaactcgcccactcactcagagctacgtagctgtcggtcttcttctggcgtgtgagcgctcttcttcacgtaaacaagtgcgagtgcgccctcacatgggcgtgaaagcgccacaaactaaaagcatgcatttcaatataaaaaagtcaataatacaattgaacacacattgccaaaggcagaatgcgaacgtggccatcgctattaagagttattcagataactatagcataaagaacatgctaacaagtttaccaaaccatcagtgtcactccaaaacaccaaaacaacatgtgaaatgatatcataatgtgttaataatttcacacataagtcgctcctgagtagaagtcgcacccccagccaaactatgaagaaaaaaaacctgcgacttatagtctgaaaaatacggtacacctATTCAGTTTTAGAGTTTGTCATTCATGCCAGGATTAAAGTCCTTGCAGGGATTGCTCTACTATCGAAAAGTTTCTCATTACCTTTGTCGTAGCTGGAGATGATCTCCATGGAGAACCCATCCGACCTTAAAAAGCAACTCTTTGTCGAGTTCGAGGGTGAACAAGGTGTGGACGAGGGTGGCCTTTCCAAGGAGTTCTTCCAGTTGATCCTTGAGGAAATTTTTAATCCTGACATTGGTAAGACAGAAGTGTACAATCAACCAACAACTGATCTCATCGGTATTATATCGTAATCTAACTTATCCGCTGCTTTGACTTTGACTCATAGGAATGTTCACCTACGATGACGACACCAAGCTTTTTTGGTTCAACTCATCCTCCTTGGAGACGGAAGCCCAGTACACTTTAGTGGGCATCGTGCTCGGCCTCGCCATCTACAACAACTGCATCCTGGATGTGCACTTCCCCATGGTGGTCTACAGGAAACTCATGGGCAAGAAAGGCACCTTCTTGGACCTCCTTGACTCACATCCAGTACAGTTGCCTTTGCTTTTCttccatgtacagtacactcattttagtagggctgcagccatcgattactttagtagtcgattaatcgatgaactagttagttcgaataatcgagtaatcggataaggtacataaaaaaattaaaacacctcagctgagcctcaaacggtatgaaaactaaataaatgaggatctaagtactaagggtgtcaacaataatcgatgcggcgatgcatcccgatgcagggcagggacgattcgattcgatgcgggcaacacactgaatcgattcagcgcattttaaaatatataagtacgttcaaaaatcttccctgcgcaattccggtgatgcaatggatttggtttccccatttgtattgttattttcatgtttacctgtagagagagctactttacattcaaagcaagccagaagaggttagatcgggcctaaaaaattccagcccaacccgacacggcccgctggtattgaagcccgaccggccagatcaattaactatagatttgcatgcccgagccgagtgatgcggaaaaaaaaacgcagcagcagcaatttattttcatttcttcaagttttcttactgtttaaattgtctacatatttttataagagttataaaagcatttacacaacgaaataacgctgggaaagtttaatataaaaaaaaaacacggttttgcagacacacagaggagaagattcgaaaggatcacatttgcctttgtgtgcataaataaaagtgtctttcctaacaaattctcagttggcagacaaaaaacgGAAGTTTacacaatatttaaatagtctacatatttttaagagattcataaaagcatttactcaacaaaataacgctgggaaagtttaatatttaaaaaaaaaacacggttttacagacacacagaggagaagattcaaaaggatcacatttgcctttgtgtgcata
This window contains:
- the ube3a gene encoding ubiquitin-protein ligase E3A, encoding MNRSTAKNLIERYFRQLTEGCGNDDCDNEFCASCRHFRPLDKNMAAVRAVRLCKSNAKLCDVKVAQSELDVEPLDQKEDFSDVHYFTENTVCMILSSCEEDGDYSALIRVVGRVFSNANALMKSFRKDEPDSAGASAELGASLDIDSVRRFYERLQTIELAESALVNALVYLTPNVELDLEYLEAYETNPDYLNIFIILMENTNLHSPEFLEVALPQLCKAMSKLPVAALARLCNLWSGYELPHVQRMMETFQQLITYTVVSHEYDSEHLVNDDETVVAACKCLKVVFYASLIGGEVDVEHDDEDDLDVVSSDEVSVHELLGEERLYKKGPHVDLLGKELGVRAIDSRKPLIPFEDFVNESLNDVVEMDKDFTFFKVDAETKFSFQTCPFVLNVVTKNQGLYYDNRIRMYSERRLTDLYGSVPGQQPSPYLKLKVRRDHIIDDALVRLEMISMENPSDLKKQLFVEFEGEQGVDEGGLSKEFFQLILEEIFNPDIGMFTYDDDTKLFWFNSSSLETEAQYTLVGIVLGLAIYNNCILDVHFPMVVYRKLMGKKGTFLDLLDSHPVLYKSLKELLDYTGDVEADMSLTFQISHTDLFGSPVLYDLKEEGEDIPVSKENRQEFVDLYADYILNTSVGRQFRAFKKGFLMVTSESPMRYLFRPEEVELLICGSRKLDFEALEKTVEYDGGYSKDTQIIKDFWETLHSFGDEQKKLFLQFTTGTDRAPVGGLGKLKMIIAKNGSDSSRLPTSHTCFNALLLPEYSSKEKLRERLLKAITYAKGFGML